The following coding sequences lie in one Thermosulfuriphilus ammonigenes genomic window:
- the aprA gene encoding adenylyl-sulfate reductase subunit alpha, whose amino-acid sequence MGKIHSYNPGLPCAEPEIVELETDILLVGGGMAACGAAVEAVRWAKPAGLKILLVDKAAMERSGAVAMGLSAINTYIGENKPDDYVRMVRCDLMGIIREDLSFDVGRHVDDTVHAFEDWGLPIWKKTDDGETLDGAEAKARGLTLRGGAKPVRSGRWQIMINGESYKCIVAEAAKNALGMENIIERCFIVRPLMDANEPNRCCGGVGFSVRENKVYIIKANATLVVTGGAVNIFRPRSVGEGMGRAWYPVWNPGSGYAMTLIAGGKLVLMENRFVPARFKDGYGPVGAWFLLFKAKASNAYGEDYIAKHKDELDKFKPYSEASVIGTCLRNHAMLIEMKEGRGPIYMHTEVALQEAAKTMDKKRFKHLIAEAWEDFLDMCVTQAGLWACLNIEPEKVPSEIMPTEPYFLGSHAGCAGAWACGPDEDWVPAEYKEPWKEIGLYNRMTTVKGLFVAGDTCGACGHKFSSGSHVEGRIAAKAMIKFCLDNKDFKPTPKENPEELKKEIYAPWYRFEEFKGATTAFEINPNYILPKQCQFRLQKIMDEYVAGVATYYQTNKIMLERGLELLVMLREDAAKMAARDLHELMRAWENYHRILTAEAHLRHILFREESRYPGYYYRADFLNIDDANWRCFTLSSFNAETGEWTLEKFPYIQIIPDPLGP is encoded by the coding sequence ATGGGTAAGATTCATTCTTATAACCCGGGGCTTCCCTGTGCGGAGCCTGAGATTGTCGAGCTGGAAACCGACATTCTCCTGGTCGGTGGTGGTATGGCTGCCTGCGGCGCTGCGGTTGAAGCCGTACGGTGGGCCAAGCCGGCTGGTCTAAAGATTCTTTTGGTAGATAAGGCCGCCATGGAGCGTTCTGGTGCCGTGGCCATGGGGCTTTCGGCTATTAACACCTACATTGGTGAGAACAAGCCCGATGATTATGTCCGGATGGTTCGTTGTGACCTGATGGGCATCATCCGAGAGGATCTTTCTTTCGATGTTGGCCGTCATGTGGATGATACTGTTCATGCTTTTGAGGACTGGGGTCTTCCTATCTGGAAGAAGACCGACGATGGTGAGACTCTTGACGGTGCCGAGGCCAAGGCCCGTGGTCTTACTCTTCGTGGCGGAGCCAAGCCGGTCCGTTCTGGTCGCTGGCAGATCATGATCAACGGTGAGTCCTATAAGTGCATCGTGGCTGAGGCGGCCAAGAATGCCCTGGGGATGGAGAATATCATCGAGCGTTGCTTCATCGTTCGTCCCCTTATGGATGCCAATGAGCCCAATCGCTGCTGCGGTGGTGTTGGTTTCAGTGTTCGTGAAAACAAGGTTTATATCATCAAGGCCAACGCCACTTTGGTGGTCACCGGTGGCGCGGTGAACATCTTCCGGCCCCGTTCCGTTGGTGAGGGTATGGGCCGTGCCTGGTACCCTGTCTGGAATCCGGGCTCTGGTTACGCTATGACCCTGATTGCCGGTGGTAAGCTGGTTCTTATGGAGAACCGTTTTGTCCCGGCTCGTTTTAAGGATGGTTACGGTCCGGTTGGTGCTTGGTTCCTCCTCTTCAAGGCCAAGGCTAGCAACGCCTATGGTGAGGATTACATCGCCAAGCACAAGGATGAGCTTGACAAGTTTAAGCCTTACAGCGAGGCCTCAGTTATTGGTACCTGTCTCCGTAACCACGCCATGCTCATTGAGATGAAGGAAGGCCGTGGGCCTATCTACATGCACACTGAGGTGGCCCTTCAGGAAGCGGCCAAGACCATGGATAAGAAGCGCTTTAAGCACCTCATTGCTGAGGCCTGGGAAGACTTCCTTGACATGTGCGTTACCCAGGCTGGTCTGTGGGCCTGTCTGAATATTGAGCCTGAGAAGGTACCCTCTGAGATTATGCCTACCGAGCCTTACTTCCTCGGTTCTCACGCCGGTTGTGCTGGGGCTTGGGCCTGCGGTCCGGATGAGGACTGGGTCCCGGCTGAGTACAAGGAGCCCTGGAAGGAGATCGGTCTTTACAATCGTATGACCACGGTCAAGGGCCTGTTTGTGGCCGGTGACACCTGCGGCGCCTGTGGTCACAAGTTCTCTTCTGGCTCCCATGTTGAGGGCCGTATTGCCGCTAAGGCCATGATCAAGTTCTGCCTCGACAACAAAGACTTCAAACCCACTCCGAAGGAAAATCCTGAGGAGCTCAAGAAGGAGATCTATGCTCCTTGGTATCGCTTCGAGGAGTTCAAGGGAGCTACCACGGCCTTTGAGATCAATCCTAACTACATTCTGCCCAAGCAGTGTCAGTTCCGGCTCCAGAAGATCATGGATGAGTATGTGGCTGGTGTAGCCACTTACTACCAGACCAACAAGATTATGCTGGAGCGGGGCCTTGAGCTTCTCGTTATGCTCCGTGAGGATGCGGCCAAGATGGCGGCTCGAGACCTCCACGAGCTTATGAGGGCCTGGGAAAACTACCACCGTATCCTTACGGCTGAGGCCCATCTCCGCCACATCCTCTTCCGCGAGGAGAGCCGTTATCCTGGTTACTACTATCGGGCTGACTTTCTGAATATCGACGATGCCAACTGGCGTTGCTTTACGCTCTCTAGTTTCAATGCGGAAACTGGCGAGTGGACCTTGGAGAAGTTCCCATACATCCAGATTATTCCTGATCCTCTTGGACCATAA
- the aprB gene encoding adenylyl-sulfate reductase subunit beta: MPSYVNPEKCDGCKGGEKTACMYICPNDLMILDTDAMKAYNQEPDQCWECYSCVKICPQGAISVRHYSDFAPMGGTCQPMRGTDSIMWTIKFRNGVVLRFKFPIRTTPEGEADPTVGKPDPSLDAIGDNRLFTEIADGVTPATPENPVAIKFAG, translated from the coding sequence ATGCCGAGTTATGTCAATCCAGAAAAGTGTGACGGGTGCAAGGGCGGAGAGAAGACGGCCTGCATGTACATCTGCCCTAATGACCTGATGATTCTCGACACCGATGCGATGAAGGCTTATAACCAGGAGCCGGATCAGTGTTGGGAGTGTTATTCTTGCGTTAAGATTTGCCCGCAGGGCGCTATCTCTGTGCGCCATTACTCTGACTTCGCTCCTATGGGCGGTACCTGTCAGCCAATGCGGGGTACTGATTCTATCATGTGGACCATTAAGTTCCGTAATGGCGTGGTGCTGCGCTTCAAGTTCCCTATCCGGACTACCCCGGAAGGTGAGGCTGATCCTACCGTGGGTAAGCCTGATCCCAGTCTCGATGCCATTGGTGACAATCGTCTTTTCACTGAAATCGCCGATGGTGTGACTCCGGCCACTCCGGAGAATCCTGTGGCTATCAAGTTTGCTGGCTAA
- the sat gene encoding sulfate adenylyltransferase produces MALVNPHGSKKKLTPRLLHGTEREEEIKRAQNLPRIEIGSREKGDLLMIGMGAFTPLTGFMGKEDWEGVIYEMKLRKSDPGTMWPIPICCSIDAEQVKNVKEGSDVALWDKETGTLMATMTVEEVYQLDEKAKREECIHVYKTDDMEHPGVAMVMGQGEYNIAGPVKVLTELDYPEKYGDYYLHPAQARAIFEEKGWSTVAAFQTRNPIHRSHEYLTKVAQEVSDGVFIHALVGKLKPGDIPADIRMKCYEVLIDKYYNKDRTVLGVYPLDMRYAGPKEALLHAIFRQNFGCSHLIVGRDHAGVGDYYGVFEAQEIFDKLWPGALELRPLKMDWTFYCYKCEGMASLKTCPHGNEDRLVLSGTKLRRMLAEGQVPPREFSRPEVIEILVKYYQELAQKGVKVEIKKGAYEDLPGAKK; encoded by the coding sequence ATGGCTCTAGTTAACCCCCATGGTTCAAAGAAAAAGTTAACCCCGCGCCTGCTCCACGGGACGGAAAGAGAGGAGGAGATAAAGCGGGCTCAAAATCTTCCCCGTATCGAGATTGGCTCCCGCGAAAAGGGTGATCTCCTCATGATTGGTATGGGGGCCTTCACTCCCCTTACTGGTTTTATGGGTAAGGAGGATTGGGAAGGTGTTATTTATGAGATGAAGCTTCGCAAGTCTGATCCGGGCACTATGTGGCCCATTCCTATTTGTTGCTCCATTGATGCTGAGCAGGTCAAAAATGTGAAAGAGGGTTCAGATGTTGCCCTTTGGGATAAGGAAACCGGCACCCTCATGGCCACCATGACTGTAGAAGAGGTCTATCAACTTGATGAAAAGGCCAAGCGTGAGGAGTGTATCCACGTCTATAAGACCGATGATATGGAGCACCCCGGGGTGGCCATGGTTATGGGCCAGGGTGAGTACAATATCGCTGGTCCGGTGAAGGTCCTAACAGAGCTGGATTATCCTGAGAAATACGGCGATTACTACCTCCATCCGGCACAGGCCCGGGCCATCTTTGAGGAAAAGGGCTGGAGCACGGTGGCCGCCTTTCAGACCCGGAATCCTATCCATCGCTCTCATGAGTATCTCACCAAGGTGGCGCAGGAAGTCTCTGACGGCGTCTTTATCCATGCCTTGGTGGGTAAGCTTAAGCCCGGCGATATTCCCGCTGATATCCGTATGAAGTGCTACGAGGTCCTTATAGATAAATACTACAATAAAGACCGGACTGTCCTTGGTGTTTATCCTCTGGATATGCGCTACGCCGGGCCCAAGGAGGCCCTTTTGCACGCCATCTTCCGTCAGAACTTTGGCTGTAGCCATTTAATTGTTGGTCGTGATCATGCTGGTGTCGGTGACTACTATGGAGTCTTTGAGGCTCAAGAGATCTTTGACAAGCTATGGCCTGGGGCCTTGGAGCTTCGCCCCCTTAAGATGGACTGGACTTTCTATTGCTACAAGTGTGAGGGTATGGCCTCTCTTAAGACCTGTCCTCACGGCAATGAGGATCGTCTGGTCCTCTCTGGCACCAAGCTTCGTCGGATGCTGGCCGAAGGTCAGGTTCCTCCTCGTGAGTTTAGTCGTCCCGAGGTCATAGAGATCTTGGTTAAGTACTACCAGGAGCTGGCCCAGAAAGGGGTCAAGGTGGAGATCAAGAAGGGTGCTTACGAGGATCTACCTGGTGCCAAGAAATAA
- the mobA gene encoding molybdenum cofactor guanylyltransferase encodes MNNFSSVSEKSGSSFCIRPQRSQDFFVYGAVLAGGQSRRFGKDKARFKWQGVSFVERVCLALERSGLPVCIILKKDQAYYYKDSGRKILPDLYPQQTPLVGLLTALESLPSEWVFVTACDMPAICPRLIKGLIHLAQESPAEAIIPVYKSRPQPLLGLYRRTILEQARNHLRRKELSLQRLLSSLRRHLVSERLWRSLDPQGTSFLNINYPEDVSRLTKALGRL; translated from the coding sequence GTGAATAATTTCTCATCAGTTTCTGAAAAATCCGGTTCCTCTTTTTGCATTAGGCCCCAGAGAAGTCAAGATTTTTTTGTTTACGGGGCTGTTTTAGCCGGGGGGCAAAGTCGCCGCTTCGGAAAAGATAAGGCCCGCTTTAAGTGGCAGGGTGTCTCTTTTGTGGAACGGGTTTGTTTGGCTTTGGAAAGAAGCGGTCTGCCTGTTTGTATAATTTTAAAAAAGGATCAAGCTTATTATTATAAGGATAGCGGACGAAAAATTCTTCCTGATCTATACCCCCAACAGACCCCTCTAGTAGGTCTCCTAACAGCCCTTGAATCTCTCCCCTCTGAATGGGTATTTGTGACTGCCTGTGATATGCCAGCTATTTGTCCCCGACTGATAAAAGGCTTAATTCATCTAGCCCAAGAGAGTCCGGCGGAAGCTATTATCCCTGTTTACAAAAGCCGCCCCCAGCCTCTCCTCGGCCTTTATCGTCGAACAATCCTGGAACAGGCCAGAAATCATTTAAGAAGAAAAGAGCTTTCTCTCCAGAGACTTTTGAGTAGCCTAAGGAGGCACCTTGTTTCGGAAAGACTCTGGCGAAGCCTTGATCCTCAGGGGACAAGCTTTTTGAACATAAACTATCCTGAAGATGTCAGTAGATTGACAAAGGCCTTAGGGAGGCTTTAA
- a CDS encoding YkgJ family cysteine cluster protein produces MGKFEHKLTARDKVIVPVQLTEKTRFRFVCDKGVPCFTECCSDLFICLTPYDIIRLKNNLGLSCDEFLLKYTEPFILPRSGLPVARLKMEGEQKLCPFLLDGGCSVYPDRPVSCRYYPIGMGMFRNTDKKKNEEFYYFVKEGFCQGMGRGKEWTIAEWRKNQGAVEYDEFNQDWMEIIMKKESLGPMKVHPQTLEMFFMVSTNVDRFRDFVFGSRFLEIYDVDEQTVEKIRQSELELLKFGFLWLKKALYNEGPLRLREEAKRPKKKVKPL; encoded by the coding sequence ATGGGTAAGTTCGAACATAAACTAACCGCCCGGGACAAGGTTATTGTTCCCGTCCAGTTGACAGAAAAGACCCGCTTCCGTTTTGTTTGCGACAAGGGCGTGCCTTGCTTTACTGAATGTTGCTCAGACCTCTTTATTTGTCTTACACCATATGACATCATCCGGCTCAAAAATAATCTGGGGTTAAGTTGTGATGAATTTCTCCTCAAGTACACAGAGCCTTTCATCCTTCCCCGTTCAGGACTCCCGGTGGCCCGTCTTAAGATGGAAGGGGAACAAAAACTCTGTCCTTTCCTTCTAGATGGAGGCTGTTCTGTGTATCCAGACCGGCCGGTCTCCTGCCGTTACTACCCCATCGGCATGGGAATGTTTCGCAATACAGACAAAAAAAAGAACGAGGAGTTCTACTATTTTGTCAAAGAGGGTTTTTGTCAGGGAATGGGCCGGGGTAAAGAGTGGACTATTGCTGAGTGGCGGAAGAACCAAGGAGCAGTGGAATACGATGAATTCAATCAAGACTGGATGGAAATCATCATGAAGAAAGAATCCCTGGGGCCCATGAAGGTTCATCCTCAGACCCTGGAGATGTTCTTTATGGTCTCTACCAATGTAGATCGCTTCAGAGATTTTGTTTTTGGTAGCCGGTTTCTGGAGATTTACGATGTAGATGAACAAACAGTAGAAAAAATCCGCCAAAGTGAGCTTGAGCTCCTTAAGTTCGGTTTTCTTTGGTTAAAGAAGGCCTTATATAATGAAGGCCCCCTTCGTCTGCGCGAAGAGGCCAAACGCCCCAAGAAGAAGGTAAAACCACTTTAG
- a CDS encoding PEP-CTERM sorting domain-containing protein — MRYLKGTVMISFLILLVFFIPQGAKALTIGTKAYYYLDDYPPSLPILEEDSDYKTAGGGAIQSQVQSSWGGIASSYADESGIFAVHSEFGAGSLKAYYFTAKATSSTIITNPTSHAIEYGLFFQIPEVTLGIWDDCTCQGLIQHSKYEIDILLNGVSIWKSDATLEGGNANGYTLTQSGDVVLNPSFSFWYDAYFQSAPYNGYLALGRFGPGDSFTLGYEMMVMIYGADFETGAIASVGDPFNLTSTVNFNVSGSGITPIPEPSTLLLLSSGLAGLAGLRKKLKPKIS, encoded by the coding sequence ATGAGATATCTTAAGGGAACGGTGATGATATCATTTTTGATCCTATTGGTCTTCTTTATCCCGCAAGGGGCTAAGGCCCTTACTATTGGAACTAAAGCTTATTACTATTTAGATGATTATCCTCCCTCCTTACCTATTCTGGAAGAAGATAGTGATTACAAGACTGCAGGTGGAGGAGCGATACAATCGCAGGTCCAATCTTCATGGGGTGGAATAGCGTCATCCTATGCCGATGAAAGTGGGATTTTTGCTGTACATTCTGAGTTTGGTGCAGGATCTTTGAAGGCTTACTATTTCACTGCAAAAGCAACCTCTTCTACGATTATTACCAACCCCACATCTCATGCAATAGAATATGGTTTATTCTTCCAAATTCCTGAAGTAACTCTTGGGATATGGGATGACTGCACTTGTCAGGGTCTAATTCAACACTCAAAATATGAAATAGATATTTTACTCAATGGCGTGTCGATATGGAAATCTGATGCCACATTAGAAGGTGGAAATGCTAACGGTTATACTCTAACCCAAAGTGGAGATGTTGTATTAAATCCTAGCTTTTCATTCTGGTATGACGCATATTTTCAATCTGCACCGTATAATGGTTATCTTGCTTTAGGTAGATTTGGGCCGGGTGACTCATTTACTCTTGGGTATGAAATGATGGTAATGATCTATGGAGCTGATTTTGAAACTGGTGCCATAGCATCAGTGGGTGACCCCTTTAACCTTACAAGTACTGTAAACTTCAATGTAAGCGGAAGCGGAATTACTCCTATTCCCGAACCCTCTACCCTCCTTCTCCTTAGCTCTGGCCTTGCAGGACTTGCGGGACTTAGAAAAAAGTTAAAACCTAAAATTTCTTAA
- a CDS encoding PEP-CTERM sorting domain-containing protein, producing the protein MSKWILGCRLCFLTLLFCLPVKGYAIPLTANEVKTLKTEINILLQSIIVDTDVWILGTQFFGNIDGNLLYTSQTNNQGWIGVLSGSISGIPININYEGTLSSDPEISLDIDGTVGTDIWKGSAKGMINIGDKDPITQSVAVSINPLKQQLSVQGGVSNIICSWNISAIKDFDGDKKTKEGYFQIDTSIGVVEMPVIPSLAEIGTGFKLYQKSWLYESYIRGRVLIFFEKTKVVNKGNFSNPNNFPVTNKMEVSAEVPEPSTILLLFTGLCTSVVSFKKKE; encoded by the coding sequence ATGTCTAAGTGGATATTAGGTTGTCGTCTTTGTTTTTTAACTCTTTTATTTTGTCTTCCTGTCAAGGGATATGCAATTCCTTTGACCGCTAATGAAGTAAAAACTCTAAAGACCGAGATCAATATACTATTACAATCTATCATAGTCGATACAGACGTATGGATACTAGGTACTCAATTTTTTGGTAATATCGATGGAAATCTTTTGTATACATCTCAAACCAATAATCAAGGCTGGATAGGGGTTCTATCTGGCTCTATTTCTGGAATCCCCATTAATATAAACTATGAAGGAACATTAAGTAGTGATCCCGAAATTTCACTTGACATCGATGGTACAGTAGGAACAGATATTTGGAAGGGCAGTGCCAAAGGAATGATAAACATAGGAGATAAGGATCCCATTACACAAAGTGTGGCAGTTTCTATCAATCCTCTCAAACAACAACTAAGTGTGCAGGGAGGGGTTAGTAATATAATTTGTAGTTGGAATATTTCTGCAATAAAGGACTTCGATGGCGATAAAAAAACGAAGGAAGGATATTTTCAAATAGACACTTCGATCGGAGTAGTTGAAATGCCTGTTATCCCTTCCCTTGCAGAAATAGGGACAGGATTCAAACTTTACCAAAAAAGTTGGCTTTATGAGTCATATATTAGAGGTAGAGTACTTATTTTCTTTGAGAAAACAAAAGTAGTAAATAAAGGGAATTTTAGTAATCCAAATAATTTTCCTGTTACAAATAAAATGGAAGTTAGTGCTGAGGTTCCTGAGCCATCAACTATACTTCTCTTATTTACAGGTCTCTGCACTTCAGTAGTTAGTTTTAAAAAAAAAGAATGA
- a CDS encoding LuxR C-terminal-related transcriptional regulator, which yields MIIIEHDHLYLKKLITYLNSFCLNILGTYTSGKSGLQAILKKEPHVVLVDLDLPDMSGIELMKRVLNKGLNIEMIVLSNNEDENQLFSAFKYGAVGYILKNKTDPNEITSLIENVVNDCAFISPRMAKRILMTFREKHEINFVIKLTPREREILEYLCQGFAPKKISLMLNISYQTVRVHLKNIYKKLQVNSLVEALALCRKYKKNNLVE from the coding sequence GTGATAATCATTGAACATGATCATCTTTATTTGAAGAAATTAATTACATATTTAAACTCATTCTGTTTAAATATCTTAGGTACTTATACCAGTGGTAAAAGTGGTTTACAAGCCATTTTAAAAAAGGAGCCACATGTGGTGCTTGTTGATTTAGATCTTCCTGACATGTCAGGAATTGAATTAATGAAGCGTGTCCTTAACAAGGGACTAAATATAGAAATGATCGTTTTATCTAATAATGAGGATGAAAATCAGCTTTTTTCTGCCTTTAAGTATGGTGCTGTTGGTTATATTTTGAAGAATAAAACAGATCCTAATGAAATAACAAGTCTCATAGAAAATGTCGTAAATGATTGTGCATTTATTTCTCCCAGAATGGCAAAAAGGATTTTAATGACTTTTAGAGAAAAACATGAGATCAACTTTGTCATAAAGTTAACTCCTCGAGAGCGAGAGATTCTTGAGTATTTATGCCAAGGCTTTGCCCCTAAAAAAATTTCTCTCATGTTAAATATAAGCTATCAGACGGTCCGAGTTCACCTTAAAAATATTTATAAAAAGTTACAAGTTAACTCTTTGGTTGAAGCTTTAGCTCTTTGTAGAAAATATAAAAAAAACAATTTGGTCGAATAG